The DNA window GTAAAGCTGTTCAATTACCTCTCTAATATCTTCGTTTCCTTCTTTGACATTCTCTGTGGCGCCAACCACCAGCTGGTGGATACTATCTATTTCAGTCTCCTGTCAAAAAAAGAGGGTAGATATGGCAAATTTactttaaattacattttaaatggCTTTCAGGGGACGGTACAATGGAAGAACTTACTTGTTGAAGCACTTTCTCTGCAAATATCTCCTGAAGACGTGATATTTCAACAACTTTACCCTCTATTTGCCTGGAGGATAGAAGCAGAGAACAAGTCACACACCTTGGACGTGAAAGACAATTTACACATTGTGGATCATTAACAGTTTCCCTACACCTACAAACAAAAAATCGAAACATATATATGGAAGTGGATGTCAAGGGAGGTTGTTGTGGATACTTCAGAGATGCACATTTTCCATATAAGTATACCAGATGGATACTTCAAACAAAAAACAGTGCCACATTAGGCTCTAGAGCTCTTGCATTACGGTAAACAAAATAAGATGACTCTTAAAGAGAATAGACCTTATAAGGTACAAAACTAACCTCACTTCATCCACCAGGTTGCTCATCTCACTCACCAGCCTCTGGTTCTCATGTTCAAACTAgttagtgagagacagacaaagagtaAGACGGAAGAGTGAAACACATTCAGTAAATTACTTAAATAATCAACTAACTAATCAAATAACTTAAAACTGGAATTAACTACAGTACAGTTAGTGTGTAGGGGTGGATGCATTTCTACATTTGAACTTAATGTACACAATAAATGGGTAGCAAAAATGTCTTGATCCCTATGAGTGCATCTGTACCATTTGGATCTCCTCAGGTGAGAGTtcgtcctccaccctgccctcctcccatgGGTTGATGCTGCTCTCTGGCACCTCCGTCACACTTCTCTCTATGGGGAAACGGAAATAGTAGGTCAGTCACTTCACATCTCACCAAGGAAGTGACTCACCAAGTCTCTTTTTCTTGTGCAAAGTTAACAATACATGGCTGATGTAGCTGTCTTGAACTTACCTTTCTACCCGGACAGTTGTCCAGTAAATTGCAACTGACTAAGACCGAACTAACCATTAACAGCCAGCTTGTGACTCCGTGGAGCAGCCTTCACCTGACCTTGTCCCCCCTACCCccactcttctcttctctcaccgGTGCTCTCCTCCTTGGCCGTCTTCTCCTCTGTGTGCTCCATCTGCTGCTGCACACCTTTCTCCGCCTTGCTGTGGTGCTCCGGCTCAAGTCTTGACCTGGAACCACGTCACAGTGGTCATTTTGGGTGTATTAAATGTGCTACGTTCATTCCAGTAAGTGCATCATCAGTATATTAAAAGTAAACCGGAAAGGCTTAAAGAGCTATTAAAAGCTATGGCACAATGATTTTAATTCAACTACCAACTGACAACTATTCAACTACCAACTGAcacaagccagtggtgtgcctacactaactgtagccgaggtgaggctgtgctttaagaagatcaaccctcacaaggcacctggcctagacggcatatcaggtagggccctcaggggctgcgctgaccagctggcaggggtcttcagtgacatcttcaacctctcccttaacctgtctgtactccccacctgcttcaagaggaccaccattatccctgtgcccaagaacaccaaggtcacatgtctgaacgactatcgcccgatagcactgacctctgtcatcatgaagtgcttcgagcggctagtcaaatcattcatctgctcctcgctgccccccacactggaccctatgcagtttgcataccggtccaacaggtctacaggcaatgccatcgctctgactatgcacaccgctctctcccacctggacaaggggaatacatatgtgaggatgctgttcattgactacagctctgcattcaacaccatcatcccctccagactggtctccaagcttgtggacctgggactaagcacctccctatgcaagtggatcttccacttcctgacggggaggccacaggtggtgagaatcggtgaccgcacctcatccgtactgatcaccatcacaggcaccccccagggctgtgtgctcagccctctcctgttctctttgttcactcacgactgtgtggcaacgcacagctccaacctccttgttaagtttgctgacgacacaaacatcgtgggcctcatctctgacagtgacgagtcagcctacagagaggaggttgacaccctgacatcatggtgtcaggtcaataacctctctcttaacatcagcaagaccaaggagatgattgtggactataggaggtggcaggaggaggagcatgcacccctactcatcaatggatcggaagtggagaaggtcagctgcttcaagttcctcggggtgaacatcagcaatgacctcacctggtctgttcacacggacaaggtggtcaaagcggcccataagcgcctcttcttcctgaggagactgaagaagtttggtatggactcagtcatcctcactaacttttacagatgcactatcgagagcattctgactagt is part of the Hypomesus transpacificus isolate Combined female chromosome 9, fHypTra1, whole genome shotgun sequence genome and encodes:
- the stx18 gene encoding syntaxin-18 isoform X3, which encodes MTDNERDQIDQDAQIFMRTCSEAIKQLRTEADKQVLSAQIKEHRRGVLDLIEMYLKEVCKLYSEQRAIRVKRVVDKKRLSRLEPEHHSKAEKGVQQQMEHTEEKTAKEESTERSVTEVPESSINPWEEGRVEDELSPEEIQMFEHENQRLVSEMSNLVDEVRQIEGKVVEISRLQEIFAEKVLQQETEIDSIHQLVVGATENVKEGNEDIREAIQNNAGFRVWILFFLVMCSFSLLFLDWYDS